DNA from Candidatus Zixiibacteriota bacterium:
CTGTCGTCTCCTTCCATATCCACCAGCATTCCAATACCTCCTGCCCAGGAATGACCATCTAAGTAATCTGCTCTTCTGCCAAAACCCATGCCTTGTGCCATTGAGTCGTTATGCTTATCTGTCTGAGCTGATGGGAAATCTATCTGGGTATCATTAGCTACATACTTGTCGTTTCCCTTTGAGTCCAGCAAAATCCCGATTCCTTTGGTGTACCCGAAACCCTGAGAACAGAGAAATGTGTTGTAAGTATCGTTTCCTTCCAAATCTGATAATATTCCAATACCGAATTGTCCAGAACCCTGGGAAGAGGTATAAGAATCGTAAGTCTCATCCCCTTCATAATCCACTAAGACTCCTACTCCAAAACATCCAGCCCCCTGAGAGAGATTGACTGCCTGATATTCATCTTTTCCCTTCATATCTACCAGGAATCCGTAGCCGAAGGAACCTGCTCCGAGAGATGGTTTGGTTTTGTTGGTCGAAAGGTATTTATCATCACCTGATTTATCTATCAAAATCGAAATGGGATAAGAATAAGACCGGTTTGCGCCCCCGCTTTCATAGGAATCATCCCCGCTCAAGTCAATGATTAAGAAATAATCTGCCTCAGGATAATTTTCATCCATGCCATTTGAGATGACTATTTTGCCCAGGGGGGTGTTGTAAGAGAAATTAAATTTCTTGTCTGTGGTAAAGTTATAGAGAGTGTCTTTTACCAAGTCAACTGCCCCGGCTAAATCCTCAGCCCCGGTATAAAGATACTTGTAGTCAACATAATGCAAAAAATCGTAAAATTCCGGGGTTGCCAGGTCCTTATCTGAGCTTAAAAGCCTTATCGATTGGTCAAAGAACTTCTCCATATCAAATTTCTTCTCCGCCTTGCCGAAAGCTAAATTTCTCCATTTCAAAGCATCTAAAGAGACATAGATCAAAAGAGCTACCTGTTGAGAAATCTCCTCTGGAACTTCTTGAGTCATCTTTTTCAATTTCTTAGCTTCACTGGAGGAGAGTTTCTTTCCCATCCGGATAAAAAGGGAGTCTATTGATTCATACATTGCCTCTTTGCCTTTGATCTTCTTCAGATTCTCCTCCAGGGGGTCTCCGACAAGACCTCTTCTAACCCCTTCGTCTACTCTCAAGGAAGCAAATCCGATAAGATTTTTCAAGGAGCGTGAATTTAAAGCTAAGTAGTTTTTGAAATTCGATGTGTAATAAGGTATCTTGAAAAAGTTCTGGTGATATAAGGTGAAAAGCGGCAGCAAGAACTCATCCCCGCCGGAATTGGACATATCGTAATAATCAAATTTCAGACTCTCCTTGGTCAATCCCACTGCCCGTAGGGCTTTTTCGAAAGGGTCTTCTTTTTCTCCTGCAAAATTCGTGGAAATAAAAAGGAATGACAAAATCACAACGAAAAACGAAATCACTTTTCTCATATCTTCCTCCTGCGGTTTCAACTGTTTTTGAACCAAAATAATCTCCTGGATGATTTATGTCAAATCCAATTATGTTTTTTGCTGTAGGGGCACGGCGCGCCGAGCCCTCCACGATTATTCTGTAGGGACAGAACATTGTTCTGTCCCTACCTTAAATCATTATGAGCTATTTAAGTTGACAAACGAACGATTAATTACTATACTTTTTGAAACCTTAAGTTCTTTTTGATATGAAAATGCAAAAGTGGTTTATCCTTTGTCTGTTTGCCATAGCAATTCTATGCCGGGTGCATTCCGCGCAGGGGTTTGAGAATGAACTTGCCATTTACAGGAACCCAGCATTGTCCCCAGATGAAAGCCAGGTTGCTTTTGAATGTCGGGATTGGGATACTGGAGCACAAGAAGAGATGCCAAAAGGAGAAAGTGATATTTTTTTGGCTGACATCAAGGGGTCGAATCTAAGACAATTGACATTCATGTCCGGTGATTTTCACCTTTCTCCTGATAATACCAAAGTATTAATAAATTCTGGGTATGGACTTTACCTCTTAGACCTGAACAAAAAAGAGGCTCCTCGCCAGGTTTTTAACCGGTTTCCTGAAGTTTACTTAAGTCGGGAATGGAGTCCAATACGTCAACTTTCCTGGTCCCCAAGCGGCAAGAAGTTTTTTTTCGCAAGAACAATAGGAGACGTTATCTCAGGACAGAAAAAGAATTCTATTGTAGATGCTGAGACTTTGGGGGAAACGGTTCTGGATGATGAATTAGGTTCCATTCCATCCAGGATACAGTGGATTGACGATAATACCATCATTTACGAAAGGGACAATGAGATCCTGATTTATAATTATCTCACCAAAAAGGGGGACTTGCTGGCTTCCGGATACCCAAACGAACCCTGCACTGATCCGGTTCTGAGCCCGGACATGCAGAAAATGTTATATAGATATACAGACCAATATAAAGTAAGATTAGGTCCTCAAATGAAAATAGTTATCTGCGAGATTAAGGATTTACCCGACTGGGCTGCAGAGGAGCTTGCCAAAAAGCTCTGGTCTGGCGAGGAAAAAATGTTCAAGAAGACAGATTATCTTTTGCTGGGAGGCTCAATCTCTCAAGTGAAGGTGAGCTGGTTTAGAGATAGTCAGAGGCTTTTGATCAAAGGACTGAAAGAATTATGGATTTATAATCTCACAGACTCTTCTTACACCCCTGTTTTTCTCGACTCCATCCCTATTAAGGAGGCGCTTCTAACCCCGGACCAAAATAAAGTCTTTTTTATCTCGTCGCTATGGAGTTCCGAGCATGAAGATGCCAGGATAACAGGTAAGGGAAATTCATCAAACCTGAAAGTTTACGATCTTAAGAATAAAGTATGCAGAACTATTTTCAGAGATTCAGGTCCCATAAGTCAGTTAAGACTATCCTCTGATGGCTCTTCTTTGGCTTTAGTCAGAGGCGGGAATATCTGGATTGTGAACACGGCAACAGAAAAAGGATATCAGTTGACGTCTGATGGTGGACTAAGCCCTCAGTGGCTCTTGAATGATAAAAGTATTCTGTTCAGTAGCGATGGTTCATTGGTAAAAGCTGATCTCAGGACAGGAAAATTCACTAATTTGACTTTAGGTAGAGGAACTGAACCAACATGGATAAGTGATAAGGAAGTAGTTGTCAAAAGCAGGGGAAAATTCTGGCAAGTCTCTGTGGACAAGATCAGAGTAAAGGAAATTCAGAAATACCCGGATAAACCAAGGTTGACCAAAGGTAAAAAATATGAAGTTTATATTGACGAAGTAAAGCTTGTGCCCAGGTCTCCGGATTTGACTCAAGTCAAGGCCCAGGACCTGAAAACCTCACAATCCTGGGTTGTAAAACGGCCCTGGTGCAATTTCCCCTGGGCTCTTGAGGAAAAAAATCGATAAGTGCTATGCGCTTCATTGCAGATTTTCATATTCATTCCAAATACAGTCGGGCAACCTCGCAGGAG
Protein-coding regions in this window:
- a CDS encoding DPP IV N-terminal domain-containing protein, whose translation is MQKWFILCLFAIAILCRVHSAQGFENELAIYRNPALSPDESQVAFECRDWDTGAQEEMPKGESDIFLADIKGSNLRQLTFMSGDFHLSPDNTKVLINSGYGLYLLDLNKKEAPRQVFNRFPEVYLSREWSPIRQLSWSPSGKKFFFARTIGDVISGQKKNSIVDAETLGETVLDDELGSIPSRIQWIDDNTIIYERDNEILIYNYLTKKGDLLASGYPNEPCTDPVLSPDMQKMLYRYTDQYKVRLGPQMKIVICEIKDLPDWAAEELAKKLWSGEEKMFKKTDYLLLGGSISQVKVSWFRDSQRLLIKGLKELWIYNLTDSSYTPVFLDSIPIKEALLTPDQNKVFFISSLWSSEHEDARITGKGNSSNLKVYDLKNKVCRTIFRDSGPISQLRLSSDGSSLALVRGGNIWIVNTATEKGYQLTSDGGLSPQWLLNDKSILFSSDGSLVKADLRTGKFTNLTLGRGTEPTWISDKEVVVKSRGKFWQVSVDKIRVKEIQKYPDKPRLTKGKKYEVYIDEVKLVPRSPDLTQVKAQDLKTSQSWVVKRPWCNFPWALEEKNR